The following is a genomic window from Vitis vinifera cultivar Pinot Noir 40024 chromosome 6, ASM3070453v1.
CCCATCACTCTGTTGACATGTTCTTCATTGACAGTGATAGCATTGCCGGTTTCCATATTAAGTCTATGGTAGGTAAAGTCGTATTGAGATATGAGCCACCCGCATAGCTCATATCTTAGTTCGCGACGAGCAAAAGTTAGTAGGCCCCCAAAGCCCATCTCTCTAATGGCTTGCTATTTTTCAAGAGCTAGGCGTACAATGGCAGTTATGAATTTCTTCCCAGAACATCGGGACTTAGGAAGCTTAACCTACagttaaaatgaaatatgggttagtgacaaaaaaaatccaataatgCAAATTTCCAATTAAGCTGaatttgaagattggagccATTGTTCAATGAAATCTGTTTTGCCGACTTGTGTGCATGTTGGTGGAACATGctccttcctttttctcttttctgttGCCATGTGTATAATCAGTATGTTTGGATGGCGATACTGAATCAGCGAGTTTCGAAACCTACAAAGTAATCAATGGCCTTATGAACATTGAAGCCTATGGATAtgaaaactgtacaaaggagtAAAAATAAGACACGTATGACTTCAAATAGATTATTGTGATATATATTAATGTCATTGGTTTAGCACAAGATCAACAGCTCTGAAACATGAAGAAGAAAACTATGAATAGTGATGGAAAAAAATGTTTCCCAAATTTTCTACACGCTCCTGTACAATTAGTTTAAAGTCAGTATGCACTAATGAACAAATCAGAATTGTCAAAACTATGAGAAGACTAACAAACAAGTGAAGATAAGCTGTGGTAGCGAGAGAAATGGGAAATGAGGGAAAAACTAAGAATAACAAAATACATTGATTCAATGGTATACAATTCATGTTATTGCGTAGGCGTACTATATAGTACAACAAAGCAGTAGTCTTTATACATGGAAACATATACTACAGTTTGGTTAAATTGGTTTAAGCAATGTAATGGGAGGCAATACATACGGTTGGAGTAAATACCAATAAAACAAGATGTGGTGCAACCATAGTTCGGACATTgtgaaagaaattaataatcaaAGCAATATAACTTAACTCAATGAACATAGCAAGTGAAGGCAAAGgtacaaaatattgaaatagtaACGCTGATTTGGTGACAACCAATTCACTAAAGATACTTGAAATAGAGTAAGACAAGATCTACATAATGCAATAAGGTGACAAATATGCATTTAGGGTAAAGGATTCCTGCAGGTTTTTCTGTTGTGGCCAGACATATGACAACGAGAGCAATAGATAGTGCGTTTATCTTGAAATTGGGACTCAACGAGAGCAATAGATAATACCAATAGTTCTTATATAACATTTCCTATTTCCATCTTCTAAAAGAGATCTctaaatcaatatcaattacTAATCAACAAGAAGAGTAATATAtactaaccaaaaatatttgaagaaatggGCTGTAAATTTAAACTATACatataaaacaaatacaaaaaaaaaaaaaaaaaacaacgaaAATGTTAGCACCCACCAACCATGAATATCACAAAAACCTAACAACCTGAGTAATTTCGAATCTATAAATCACCATTTCAGAAGCACTTATTTCGCTCTCAGAAGAAATACATCACCCCCAAAAAGTGTTCCCTTTTGGTAATCCACTACATAACCCAATCCAAAAACACAATCCAATAAATGGGTTTCACTAAAAATGCATTGTTTCCCAATACCCAAAAAcagtttggggaaaaaaaattcattttttggcaaaccaattcaaaatatgtttttcccAATTCTAAAccacaacaaaaacaaataggTTTTTTTAGCAAAACAATTCCCAACCCATATTCTTGCCTtcattttatatcaaaacaacAGATTTTCGAGAATTTGCCAATCCAAATAAAACAGTAAAAACTCAGAAAACGCATGGAATTGAAataagatgatgatgatttatTACGAACagatttaaaaatttagtaCCAACTCCTAAATGCCAACATTTAAGCCACACTTAGTTCATAAAAAACTCACACAAACAACATATTTACGTGAATGTAAATGTGAATGCAAAACAAGGAAGGAATGGGTTACCTCGAGACAGAAAATCTTAGATGAAACAAATGGGATTAAGCCCTTATCAATTGAAATGACAGAACTTTTTTAACACTCTACACGGTTCTTTGCTTCGCCTCGGTGACAAAGTGAAAATAGATGAGAGGAACAGGTAAGGaatgagagagagggaagaaAGAACCGTCGACTACACCGTTTTTCTAGGAAGCTCAAATCGCCTCGGTGACGAAGTGAAGACAGATGAGAGGAATGGGTATGGAAtgagagagaaggaagaaagaACCGTCGGCAAGGGTCTTGAAGCGTCGGCTACACCGTTTTTCTGGGAAGCTCAAATTGCCTTGGTGATGGAGTGAAGACAACTGAGAGGAATGGGTATCAAATGAGAAAGAGGGAAGAAAGAATCGTCGACTAGGGTGTTTTTGTGGGAAACTCAACATTTGATTTTGGAGTTTTCAATCGGTTCAGTTTCAGCCCGTACTGACATGCCCTTCAGTTGTTGCTGACCTGGATACTAAGAGGGGCAATCTTGGTAGAAAAAAGACAATCGATTCAGAATGCATGAAACTCATATAAGTTTCCATATTGAAAGACATTTTTCATATTCCATAAATCTGGGTTCTAAAAAccatatatttaacaaattggccatgaaaacacaactttcccttgAATTAAATGGACTTTTTTCTTCACGTGCTGTTGAGCTCTTGACACCTGTCTTGACAAATGTACTCACGGGCCCATCAAATCAAAACCTAAATGCCCCGCAGTCACACCCACGCAATGCTAGTCTACAATTGTAGACGCGCAACTAGGCCCTCCGTGTCATCTGAATGACAATTTCGCCCACCAAGTTCCAGGAAACTACTAAACCGCCATCCCTATAGCGCAAGTGCAACCCACTTTCCGACGCGAGAGTAGCAGTCAAAAATCGTAGATACGTTTTGGTTATGGAAAGTGGAAACAGAGTAGGGAGGAAGAAGAAAACTACGCGGTTCGTCTCTGAAGCACACAGTAAAAACCTAATTTTGTCTCTctagtttctctctctaaaaccctTGGCACATTCCCTCACCAAACATTGTTTGaaggcaaatttttttttccaggtACCTTTCATCTCCGTTATGCTGTGTTTTCATGTTCTGTTTCTCTGCTTTGTTTGGTTGACGGGAAAATTGCTGTTCCACAAGTTCTCTCTACAATCGTAATAAAGGACTCAGGCGAGGACTTTAAGTACTGCTCATGCTTACGTTTATTGATTTCCTTTCCATTTCAGATCAGTTTTTGATGGCCCGGAATTCAAGATTTGATACCCGCATTAGCGAGTCTGAACTGGATGATTACAGATACAGGTATTACAGAGAACTGCAGAATGGTAGCGTGAGGGTGAAAATTTCAGATACGACATTTAGATGCCCTTATTGCCCCAGCAAGGATGATCGAGATTACCGGTGCAGGGAGCTTCTCCAACACGCTTCCCGTGTTGGCAGAGATTCAGGAAGCGGCGATGTTAAAGAGAAAGCGAGGCATTTAGCTTTGATGAAATATTTGGATAAGTATCTGGACACGAAGCAGTCACCGGCGTCCACCAAAGATACTGAAAGTTCTACGGCAAATGATGCTGACGGGCATTTTGTTTGGCCTTGGGTGGGCATCATAGCCAACATTCCAGTTCAACGGATTGATGGGCGATATGTTGGGGAGAGTGGTACCAAGATTAAAGAATATTTAGCCGCTCAAGGATTCAACCCCTCGAGGGTTAATCCGCTTTGGAACCACCGAGGTCACTCAGGGTTTGCCATAGTGGAATTTGACAAAGACTGGCCAGGATTCACAAATGCAATCGCCTTTGATAAGGCGTTTGAGGCGGATCATCGTGGGAAAAGGGATTGGAAAACAGCAAAACGCCTTGGAGATAAACTGTATGGATGGGTTGCTCGGGAAGATGACTACCGTTCAAAAAGCATTTTTGGTGAACATCTGAGCAAGAGTTGGGATCTGAAAACTGTTGAGGAAATACAAGCAGAAGATAAAcggaaaacaacaaaacttgtTTCTAACCTTACCAATGTGATCGAGGTTAAGACTATGCGCCTTAAGGAGATTGAGAGCAAATACGCGGAGACTTCCATATCCTTAAGCAACGTGATGTTACAGAAAGATGCAATGCACCAGGCTTTTAATGAAGGCATGTGTTCTTAGAATGACTTGTGATAGAAATAGCTTAACTGTGAGCTACATCTTATATCATGCTAATGAGCCATTGggtttttgtttggtttgccatggaaaatatcaatgaatataaaatattaaataaaaattatttagaaacttTTACATTTGTAAATTCTCCATTCTCTGTATAAAAGAACAATGCTACTGGAAAAGCCTGGTAGAGAAAGATTACTGAGcttaaacttaaattttattttccttctcatttttgcCCTTTCCCTTTTcctgtttattttcctttcttcataCTTGCGCTTAAACTTTCCATGATTCAAATAGGGCCTAAGTTTTTTTGGTTGTtgcttatatatattaaatttatcttGATTTGAGCTTTCTGCTACCAAATGGTGCAAAAATGAACTTACTCTggcacaataattttttttcccggTACCATGTTCTAAATAGTTTACTTGTTTTACATTTTGTGCATTAGAGATAACAAAGATTCAGCAGCAAGCACGTGatcattttgagaaaatttcgTTGGAGCATGCAAAGAGTACAATGCAATTAGAAGCTCAGAAGAAAGAACTTGAGAAACGTGAGAAAGAGTTGGAGAAACGTAAAGCCCAAAATGAAAGTGAGAGAAGGAAGATCTATAATGAGAAGAAAATGGTACCGTATCAATACCAATTGTGTGAGAATATTGCTTGGTTGAATCATTAATCAGATTTTATTGATGCATCTGCTGCATAATAGTGTTTTTATGATTCTATTGACTAAACACTTATGGTTGATTgcaacaaaattataatttcctGTTGCATTGATGAAAATAACCTCTTGTTTTAATATGAGTGCTTTTTTTCAGTGATACATGGTTGCATatgcatttatttctttttcttgttttctttttcctttctggTGTGGGGTAGGGTGGGGATGGATGTCTTTGCAGAATTTCTTGTCTTTGATGGAGTAAATGTGttatttgttgtttgtttatttcaaTTGTTGTTTGGATTGATCCATGAAATCGACTACATGCTCGTAATTTAAATTGGAAAAAGAGCTCTATGCATATAACTTTGATCATTTGGCTTTGTAGGATTTCaagttttcataaaaaattaggtGGACCCCTGTTATATATCTGCATTCTGCCATGCCTTGATGCTTGCATATCTGCATTAGTGTGTTTTTGTTATCACACCATGAACTATTTTATGATGCAAGAGGAGTATAAGGCCATCAAATCTAGCAGGGAAAAATTAACTACAGttagagaaaaattgaaagaagaaataatGCCTAAGCTTTAGGGTAGCTTGCTGAGTCAAAAGGTTAGAGTGGAACAGAAAATAATGTCCAAAGGATTTTGAAGAAGAGATTAAAAGCTAGAGTTCAACAAAACTTGTGCTGTAGAATGGATTTCCAGGTTTAAGgaagcaaaacaaaacaaacagtTAAGGTAAATCAGGTTTAGTTGGAAGCTTGTTAAAGATAGATGGATGATCAGCAATCCATCAGTGCCAATGTAAATGTTAACTTGACTAAATCTGCAGCTTCAAGTGCTGGCCCTTGAAACATAACATAGAGAGCGATGTTTAggaacacaacaaatttaaatcACAAATGGTGAAAGATATTTTACCTTAAGCCTGACTTAGTTTTATATTGATTGAAAACTTAGTTCATAGTTAATTCAAGATGATCTAGATTAAATTTCATGCATTTCCAGCAGCTATTAGACTTTAGAAGGAAAAGAAACGTAATGTTTTGAACATCTCTTCAAAAGTATCCCTCCTCTTTATAGGTTCCCCTCTTTAGATGTCAACTCTAAATGAGAGAATGGCATCTTAAGACTGTTTACCTAGTGGGGTTGGCTTACCAGAAGATGATGCCACTTTCACTTCTTGCATTGGTTTCAATAGTCAGTGTCTATATTATGTGTTACTTGTCTTTTGGACACAACTATTTTTCACTAGTTACAATATTTTGTGGCCTTAATATTTAAGATTGGTTTCTATAGCTGCTGAGGTGCAGTTTGTTTAGGTCCTGTTGGGACAATATCAGAATTTTCATCCAAGCTTGTAACCACAGTTGTCAAAAGTTGATGATACCCAATGCTATACATCCAGTATGATACACTTTTTCATGTAAAATAATAGTACCACCAATACATCTCTGATCTTGACTATATCTCATGATAAATATAGGATAATATACTAGACAAGTAGGTTTGACATTTTGTAATAGTTTTTAATGTCAGATTTGATTCTGTCATTACAAAACCTCAATAGACTATTGTCTAAAAGGGTAGTTTAGATTGCTACTGGATGACACGAAGGAAGCAACATACATAATGATATATGGGTAAACATTATTGAAGGTGTTTATGGGAGACTGAATCCCAACTGTAATGTGCTTCCCtcaaaataaaacaacattCTTTTGAGTGTTCATCCAGGAGAACAATAAGAGCATTTGACTAAGAGAATCCTAACCACATGAAATGAGAGGGGGAAGGTGTTGGTTTGCGATTGAGTCGAAGACGTTTGAGGTTTTAGTAGAGGAAGTTAGAGGGAAGATACGAGGTACCATTGTGGAAAGGAGCAGAGGTTTCTCTTCCTGGATCAGATTTGGGGTGACAAGTTTGAGAAAGTTTTTGGAAGGTCTTGAAGAATGCTGTAgggaggaaaggaaaggaagattAGATAAAGTGTGGGAGGAAGAAGGTAGAAAGTTTAAAGTGGAAAAACGCGAAAATGGGTCGGGGAGATTCATCCTCTGTTCTGTGATTGATGTAGAGGCTAAGAGGTTTTGTGTAGTTGTCCCCGAAGGAAAGGGTTTGATAGGAGGATGGGCCTTGTTTGCTGAGAAACTCAGGGGTTTAGGGGTAGTAACATTTGAGGATATGAAGGTGGAAGAAGTTCATCGAGGTGAATCAAAGCTGAAAGTGGTGGCAATAGAGAAAATGGATGGAAGATACTAGGAAAAGAAGGTGCAGAGTACGAAGAAGACCTTTGTGGAAGTGACTAAGGAGCAAGCTGGAAGGCAAGGTGAAGGAGAAGCTTTATGGCTTCAAGTTGGAGGGAGAGGGTTGAGTGACAGGAAGGAAGGATTGGGTCGGTGCCTTGTTGGAAGTTGGGGTGCTGGATCAGTGGGGGAGTCGGAGTTGCAGTCGGTCAGAAAATGGGGGGTGCACAGTTGGAATATAAGAAACGGATTGAAGGTGAAGAGTATGGGAGGTCCCTTCATGTTGCTGGAATTCGAAGATGAAAATGAGGCAGAGAGAACACTAAAGAGGGGGACACGAAGATTTAATGACAAAGTATTGCATTTAGAGAGATGGAGCGTGGAGGCAGGATGCTCAAAGGTAGGAAGCCTAGTTGAAAATGTCTGGGTAAGAGTGGTGGGACTCCCGCTTCATTGTTGGAGTGAAAAAGTTTTTAAGAGAGTAGGGGACGTATGTGGAGGCTTTGTGGAGGTGGATAGAGAAACAAAGAATTATTCTCAGATCCAGTGGGCCAGAATTTTGGTAAAGAATAGGGGTAATTTATTTCCGGGAACTATGCACTTAGTGGTAGACGATTACTGCTATGTTTTACAGCTGTGGTGGGAGAGGCTACCATGGTTTTCAAAGGTGTTGCCGATGAAGAAGATGATAGGGGGGGAGAAGGAGAAGGCAAGGGAAGAACGGGAAGTGGGCTCACGCGCGGAGAATAGGAGTAGCAAAAGGACAGAAAGTTGGCGTGTTGCAGAGGATGTGGGGGCAGACTCAGCCAGAAAAGATGGAGGGGAAGAAAAGCCTGTTGAAGATGGGAAGTCTGGTACAGATGCAGCTTTTTCAGTCGTAGGGAAGAAGTATGGtggaaaagggaaaggaaaggtGGGCTTAAATGAAGGGGTTATTGGGCTTAACCATTGCAAGCCCAACAGTGAAGGCTCTCAAGACCAGCTGGACTGGGCTtcaaaagtgaagaaaaagtCCAATGGACTGCGGGACTGCTGGGAAGAGGGGCAGTCCAGTGGAGTTTCAGGGCGGGCCTACAGTGCTGGCCATTTAAATTCCTTTTGGGTTGGGCCGGATAGGGAGGATTGCAGGCCCAATCTGGTTATGAGAGAAGGACAGTCTTTTGAGGCCTTGTGGGCTGGCACTTCTTTCAGGCCCACAAAGGGAAGTATTTTAAAAGAAGCTAGGGCTTCTTTAGGACAATCACGTTCAGAGAGATGGTTCAAAGAAGAACTCTTGCCCAGCGGGATGCCGTCTGCAGCGGAGAGATGCGAGAAACAAAGGGCTTCCCTTACGGACGAGTGGCTGATGGAGGAAAATTCCAGGTACTCCAATCTTGAGCCCTCTGCGATGTGCTTTTGGGGGGGACaagtctcttcttcttcttctctctctggGGGAAAGGGGGCTGTGATTGAGTTGGATGAAAGGTGCGGTAATGACGCCGTGGAGGAGGAAAGTGAAGGGAAGTTAAACTTTACTCCGTTGAGAGTGTGTCCGGCGGAAGTAAGGGAAGATCAGATGGGAGTGGGGGTTTCTTTTATGTTGGAAGAGGGGAGAGGCGAAGGGGTTGAGAAAGAAGGAGAAGACGAAGAGAGTTGGAGGTATAGTTGTCTGGCAAGATTTTGTCAGTGTTTGGGAATGCCTTCGGAAGGCTTTGAAAGGGAGATATTGCAACTCCTCAATAAAATTAGGGAAAGAAGGGATTGTTCTGAGAGGGTtacaggaaaaaaaaggaaaggtaaGGGACTTTTGAGATTTGATCGTGAATTAAAGAAACTTGAGTGGTCGGTGAATTATGGAGGAATTGTAGAGGATTGGGGCCATCAAGAGTCTGGTAGATGAAGCTAAGGATTTTGTCGTGGAATGTAAGGGGGGCAAACGACAAGGAAAAGAGAAGGGTGATAAAGGATGTGATTAAATCACAGAAGGTTGACCTAGTGTgtattcaggaaacaaaaatccAGGAGATGTCAAATGGGTTGGTCAAAAGCCTCGGGGTTGGAAGATGTTTGGAATGGGGGTCTTTAAATTCCAGGGGGACGGCTAGGGGGGTGTTGGTGTTTTGGGATAACAGGGTATTGCAATTAGAGGAGATGGAGGTGGGCAAATTTACAGTCTCTTGTCGTTTTAAGAGCTGTGAGGATGGGTTCTGTTGGTGTTTCACAGGAGTTTATGGGCCCACAGCAAAAGCGGAGAGAGAGGATTTTTGGAGTGAGCTGGGGGCAATAAAAGGGTTATGGAATGAGCCGTGGTGTGTTGCAGAAGACTTCAATATGATTAGATTCCCATCCGAGAGGAGCAGAGGAGGCCGTTTAACCCAGGcaatgaggagattttcagaGGTGGTTGAGGAGTTAGAATTAAGGGATTTGCCACTTCAAGGGGGGGTGTTCACGTGGTGTGGTGGTCTCAATAATCGATCAAAATCAAGAATTGATCGATTTTTCATTTCTGAGGATTGGGAAACTCATTTTCAAGGGGCCATCCAAACTGTCTTGGCTAGGCCTATCTCTGACCATACCCCGATTCTTCTAGATGGGGGAGGAATGAGGAGAGGACCCACgccttttagatttgagaacatgtggctgaaAAGTGAGGGCTTTAAAGAGGTAATGAGATAGTGGTGGGAGGGGATTCAAGTGAATGGATCGGCTAGTTTCATATTGACTGAAAAACTGAAGGCCTTAAAACCGCTGTTAAGAAGATGGAATAAAGAGGTTTTTGGACAGATTGATTTAGAGAAACAGAAAGCATGGAACTTAATAGAGTACTGGGACAAGCAAGAAATGGTTCGTTCTCTGtcaatagaagaagaagaagttagGAAGGAGGCAAGGGAGTTATATAAGAAGTGGGCTCTATTGGAAGAAGTATCATGGAGGCAAAAGTCCAGGGAAATTTGGCTAAAAGAGGGGAACAGAAACaccaagttttttcataaaatggcaAATGTTCATAGAAGGAGGAAGCAACTGAATAGAATAAAGGTGAATGAGAGGTGTTTTACTGAGGAGAGTGAAATCAAAGAGGAGGTTGGCAGAAATTTCCAAGAACTGTTGACAGACCCGGGTGATTGGAAGCCTAGTATTGAAGGGCTAAACTTTGAGAGGCTGGAAGAGAGGGAGGTAGAGAGGCTGGAGCAACCATTTTCAGAGGAGAAGTTCTTTGAAGCTCTGAAAGGCTGTTGCAGTGAGAAAGCACCAGGGCCGGATGGCTTCTCAATGGCCTTTTGGCAGTTTgcttgggattttgtgaaggtGGAGGTCTTGAATTTGTTTAGACAGTTTCATGAGACGGGGAGATTTGTTAGAAGCATGAATGCAACCTTCTTAgttttgattcccaagaaaggGGGGGCTGAGGACTTAAAGGACTTTAGGCCAATAAGTTTGGTGGGAGGGCTTTACAAATGGTTAGCTAAGGTATTGGCTAACAGGTTAAAAGGAGTGTTAGCTAAAGTGATATCTTTatctcaaaatgcttttgtggaggggCGGCAGATTATGGACGCAGTTCTGATCGCTAATGAGGCAATAGATTCCATCCTGAAAAATAATAGAGGGGCAATAATGTGCAAATTAGATATAGAGAAAACTTATGACCATGTGGATTGGAAATTTTTGATAGCGGTAATGGGGAAAATGGGATTTGGAGGTAGGTGGTGTAATTGGATAAAGTGGTGCTTATCCACTGTCAGATTTTCAGTTCTGGTGAATGGCAGTCCAACGGGTTTTTTCCAGAGCTCGAGGGGCATaaggcaaggagaccccctCTCGCCTTATTTATTCGTAATAGTGATGGAGGCTTTCAGTTGTTTGATGAAAAGAGCAGTTGATGGTGGTTTTTTGACGCCTTGTTTGGTTCGGGGAAGAAGGGGCGAAGGGGTCCAGATTactcatttgttgtttgctgatgacacgTTGGTCTTTTGTGAAGCTAAAGAGGATCAGTTGACACACCTATGCTGGCTGCTAATGTGATTTGAAGCTTTATCAGGGTTAAAAGTGAATATGGAAAAGAGTGAATTGATTCCAGTTGGTAGAGTTGAAAATGTGGGAGAGTTAGCTGATGAATTTGGTTATAAGGTGGGAAACTTACCATCCACCTACCTAGGAATGCCTTTAGGTGCTCCTTTTAAATCTAGTGGTGTTTGGGATGGAATAGAGGAAAGATTCAAAAGgagattggctatgtggaagcgACAGTACATATCAAAAGGAGGAAGGATTACCTTAATTCGGAGTACTTTGTCCAACTTGCCAATCTATTTCATGTCCATCTTCCAAATTCCAAGGGCGGTTAGGATAAGACTGGAAAAgatacaaagagattttctgtGGGGAGGAGGCGCTCTTGAGCAGAAACCTCACTTAGTAAGGTGGTCGATTGTGTGTGATGATAAAGGTAAAGGAGGGTTGGGGGTAAAGAGTCTTGGTTTGTTCAATAAGGCTCTCCTGGGAAAGTGGGCATGGCGTTTTGCTAACGAGAAAACGGCCTTATGGAATCAGGTGATTAGAAGGAAGTATGGGGAGGAGAAAGGAGGATGGAGATCTTGTGAGATTAGGGAGGCTTATGGGGTTGGTTTGTGGAAAGCTATAAATAAGGTGGGACAATTTGTAACCCCTTTTTTTGGCTATGAGGTGGGGGATGGTAAGAatgtgaggttttggaaagataagtggtgtggTACCAGCCCTTTAAGCGAGGCTTtcccttctttattttccatagCAACGTCAAAAGAGGCATGGGTAAATGAAGTGTGGACAACCGAGGGGGAGAGGAGGGGAAGTTGGACTCCTACTTTCAATAGaccgtttaatgattgggaattggaagaAGTGGGAAGGTTACTTAggtgtttggaaggaaagatgGTGAGGGTGGATGAGGAGGACAGGGTGAGATGGGTGGAATCAAAGGATGGGGTTTTTTCGGTAAAGTCCTTGTATAGGGCAATGCAGCCGGTGTCGTCAGCTTGGTTTCCTTCAAAGATTATTTGGATGTCTTATGCTCAACCCAAGATAAgcttctttgcgtgggaggcgtCGTGGGGTAGAGTCCTAACTTTGGACCGTCTGCAAAAGAGGGGTTgggctttggcaaataggtgctTTCTTTGCCAAAAGTGCGGTGAGTCAATTgaccacctcctccttcattgtGAAAGAACAAGGGAGGTGTGGACCTTgctcctctctttttttggaGTCTCTTGGGTTTTTCCGCGTTCGGTTAAGGAAACTCTAATAGGTTGGAGAGGTTCCATTATGGGTAAGAAGAGGAAGGTGACGTGGCTTTTGGgaccgttatgcttgttttgggtcaTTTGGAAGGCTAGAAATTCAATTGCTTTTGAGGACGGGGTGCTATCTATACAAAAGCTGAAAATTTCCTTTGTGTATTTGCTATGGTCGGAAACCAAAgtgtggataaaagatggtccttcgaccttattagattttatagattgggtgtGCATGTATTAAAGAAGAGGGTTTTTTGTGCTTTCATAGAGGGGTGGGTtcttttgtaagggggtgagtcGTTTTTTCTATACTGTAATTATTTGAGTCGCTTCTTTAGCGTCTCTTTATCAATACATATATTACttactgatcaaaaaaaaaaaaaaagaatcccaACTGTAACTATTTTTCCAACAAATATTAGGGAAGGATTATTTGAATGAAATGTATATTGTTTTGGATGATTTAAATATTAACCTGGTATATGATAAAGACTTTTGCTTACaatattagtttttattgtATGAGTTTTTTGAGGAAATGAAGATGAATTGGAAGTCAAAACTTTGAACCGAGCACCTAAATGTCAATAATCCAGGCAAGAATGTTCACATTTGTACATGCCTataaaaaaaggtatttttatGCTTGTACATGGTAAAAAAtgcatttgtttatttattttatattgattgAAAGCTTGTAGGAGCTTCAAACAATTGACGCCATGATCTTTATCAGAGG
Proteins encoded in this region:
- the LOC100260350 gene encoding protein INVOLVED IN DE NOVO 2 isoform X1, producing the protein MLTFIDFLSISDQFLMARNSRFDTRISESELDDYRYRYYRELQNGSVRVKISDTTFRCPYCPSKDDRDYRCRELLQHASRVGRDSGSGDVKEKARHLALMKYLDKYLDTKQSPASTKDTESSTANDADGHFVWPWVGIIANIPVQRIDGRYVGESGTKIKEYLAAQGFNPSRVNPLWNHRGHSGFAIVEFDKDWPGFTNAIAFDKAFEADHRGKRDWKTAKRLGDKLYGWVAREDDYRSKSIFGEHLSKSWDLKTVEEIQAEDKRKTTKLVSNLTNVIEVKTMRLKEIESKYAETSISLSNVMLQKDAMHQAFNEEITKIQQQARDHFEKISLEHAKSTMQLEAQKKELEKREKELEKRKAQNESERRKIYNEKKMNMKATIEQKKADENVLRLAEDQRREKENLHKRIIELERKLDAKQALELEIERMRGALQVMKHMGENGDMDMKIKMDEIQEELKEKEEELDDLEALNQALVVKERKSNDELQEARKELISYFKGRSGRAFIAVKQMGDLDTKPFQKAMKRKYSEEEANEKALEWCSLWEQNLTDSSWHPFKVITDKGNCKEIIDEEDERLKDLQNEYGDEVYMAVTDALKEMNEYNPSGRYVVSELWNFKEGRKATLREGVEDILKQWRLHKRKRT
- the LOC100260350 gene encoding protein INVOLVED IN DE NOVO 2 isoform X2, encoding MARNSRFDTRISESELDDYRYRYYRELQNGSVRVKISDTTFRCPYCPSKDDRDYRCRELLQHASRVGRDSGSGDVKEKARHLALMKYLDKYLDTKQSPASTKDTESSTANDADGHFVWPWVGIIANIPVQRIDGRYVGESGTKIKEYLAAQGFNPSRVNPLWNHRGHSGFAIVEFDKDWPGFTNAIAFDKAFEADHRGKRDWKTAKRLGDKLYGWVAREDDYRSKSIFGEHLSKSWDLKTVEEIQAEDKRKTTKLVSNLTNVIEVKTMRLKEIESKYAETSISLSNVMLQKDAMHQAFNEEITKIQQQARDHFEKISLEHAKSTMQLEAQKKELEKREKELEKRKAQNESERRKIYNEKKMNMKATIEQKKADENVLRLAEDQRREKENLHKRIIELERKLDAKQALELEIERMRGALQVMKHMGENGDMDMKIKMDEIQEELKEKEEELDDLEALNQALVVKERKSNDELQEARKELISYFKGRSGRAFIAVKQMGDLDTKPFQKAMKRKYSEEEANEKALEWCSLWEQNLTDSSWHPFKVITDKGNCKEIIDEEDERLKDLQNEYGDEVYMAVTDALKEMNEYNPSGRYVVSELWNFKEGRKATLREGVEDILKQWRLHKRKRT